The genomic interval ACAGGTTCTCCTATAAAGATGCACCATCAGAAATTCAACCTTTTCGGTTCATTTCAATAGGTCCACTGAAGATAAATGTCTTCAAGCAGAGCAATCAGAAAACTCTGAGCACACGCAAGACTGGAGGGCCAATCAATCATACAAATCCAGCTTGTCCCTCTATTTTGATGCATATGTTCTTGCCACACTGTCTTAATACAGCGATAAGAAAGGCACTGCAATCAATGATGAACAAACAAAGGTGGCCAACAGGAAGAGAACCATCACATTGAACCACCAATACGATTATTGTGCACAATTAATGGTGCACCATCAATTGTTTAACAACGGTTGCCCACCAAAAATGGTATACCGTTCCACCATACTGCTAAGTTGCACCTATTACTGTGCGCCATACATTCATTGATAGTGCACCAACAATAGTGTAAGTTGCTCACTCTGATGGTACCGTTGGTGAAAGTCTGTATCAATAAAGCATGACATATGGCATGCAAGGGTTGCAACAAATCTAACACTGCTTTGGCTTATCATCTCTCTAGCCTACAACATAAAATACTCCCATCAAGGAGTCTTTCAACTCTCAGAGACATGAATCAGACCCTTCTGATCTGATTTGCCTTTTGGTCCTTCATTTTCTCATGTTCTCACCTTGCAAAACTTTTGAAGGCGGCTGATTGTGGGTTGATGCATAGAGGTACAGTGTTACCCTGATGTCTGTCCGTGATGAATTTGTGTAACGCTTCTGTGATGGGAAAGAATATGTAAAGGTGAAATAGATGGAAAGCCAAAATTGtacaccctcccccctcatgcagattttaaaaatcattatcaattaaataaaaatctagCAGTAATATAAACGAcacatacaaatatttataCATCTATGCAATTTTAAGTTAAATCTACTTTTGTATATCTACTTTTTGATCTGGCAATATTTCAACTATTTAAGTTTGAACTAAACAAATTTGTttgtacaaaatattgaaagcacTAAATGTATACCAGTTCTTACAAACTTAATTATTCCGTAACAAATGTATGCAAATATCATTTCctataaaaaagaaacataaatcCAAAACTCATCCCTATCATGATGTCTCACCTTTGACCTGTGAAACTGTATGGAGATCGTCCTCGTATAAACAATCAAACCTCTGTGGTGCAGCGGGTTCAAACTCGCCGGTGTACTGCCGGCCTGCCGACGTATTGTGGCAGCAATTGCACATGCATGTGTGATAACGTAACCTTCCCTCATCCAAGTAAGGGTGGGCAAGGGCATCAATACATGAAATTCTCTTGTcctatcaaataaaagaaataaattcaattaaagGATGTTTTAAGCGGACAACTAATATATATTTAACTCAACATgtcaaattaataataaaaaggaTGAAATCACATaaaggcaatatctgtatagtCATTAAAGCTTTAAGTTTGGTTGTCCTGCTCATCTcatcaatatgattttattgGTTAACAATTTGCAGATATGTTACCAATATCGTCgccgtcatcatcgtcattatcaatGACCTCCTGCTgtgattaataaaaacaaaacaagactGATCTTTACATTGGGTTGGTAATCTACCATCAAAAATGTAACTTACCGGATTGAAGACAAGCATTCTACTGAGTAAATGGACAGCTTCATGTGTGGCGTGGCTGGAGAGACCATATAAAGCTGAGAGGCAAGGCTATTATAGAAAGAGATTCATGAGAGCGAAATGAGAGAGATATTCAGGTAGGTTTCAAGGAATCCTACAAAAGCAATTAGTTCTAGAAATCATGTTGCTGAACGACTATTCTCAGTCTCAGGGTTTGTGTCTGAGTTCTGTAAGAACAAATCACCCTTTGGCAAGATATTCATCTACATTTACTCTTCACCCAGGATATTTAATTGGGCATACCTAGTATCATGCAAATTCATTGAGATAGTTTACTAAACACATGCAAGTGCCATGCTGAAGTACTTCCTAGGAAGTGAGGGTATGGGCAAACATTGTATAGTTGACATATCGGTAGAGACAGTATCCTTAAATTAACAAACTGATGAAATAGACAGTAGGGTCCCacaggacatacatgtatgaaactgAGTAGAAACATTACACATGTATTATTTATTACATTCATACCGGTTTATGTGGCATGCGTAGAAGGTGCGCCCGTGCTCCATCACAAGCGTACTTCATATCCTCCATGGATGGTGTTCCTAGAAGATCTGTGATTAAATTGAGCTGTAATGAAAAGGTAAATCAGATAATAAGTGGAGGTCGTTTATATAAATTACAGTCAAAGTCATAATTCAGCTCAATCAGAAAAAAGGAGAGTATTTTCCCTTTGAGCCAATGAATGCATCTCTTTTTAGTGTTTTCTACAAAGAAATTTGTTCTCATGCAGTCAATAAGTAAAGGTTTTAATAGGTTCCAATAGTTGTCAGCAAAAATCACTGATGAATCGCTTTATGGTATGCAACTTCAACTTTAACAATTATTTAACATGGAAAATTCATATGGCAATTCAAAACATGGCTTGAAATTTATAACATCAAACAATAATCAATTGTGTGTAGATTGGATGACAATGCTTGTATTGGTTAAGGGGACTTGCATTaattaatgaaatcaatatgCCAATTTGGCTCCATAGATTTCTCCTTGGAGCCAAAAGAGCATAAAGGCATACATCAAAACATAGTTAATACCATCCTGGCACCAAAACAGAACAATTATTGGTCAACTAGGAAAGCTTCTCAACAATAGTAAGTTTTATGCAACTGATCCCTGACTTGGTCAGTATTAAAATATCATGCACATAAAAATTGGGTATCATAGTatagattgaattgaatcatgAATATCAACCCAATTCTCATGTGATAAACGGCAACCCACTTTCTGTAAAATTACTAAAAATCATTCTTATTCTCATAATACAACACCCATTTTATATTTTGGAAGTAACCCTCTCTCCTTACTATAAAGTAAGAGGTCCTTAGGAACAACTACCCTTATGAAGATTCTTCCTTTTTCACATGTTATATTGTTACTCACTTGAGTGATTGGACTTTGGGCTTGGAAGAGGATCCGTCGGCCAAGAAGCTCTGCAAAGATGCAGCCCACTGACCACATGTCCACGGCGGAGGTGTAGTGCTTGCTCCCTACTAGGATCTCAGGGGCACGGTAGTACTGGGTCACGACCTCCTGGGTCATGTGTTTGCTGGTGTCGGGCTCCTCCACTCGGGCCAGACCAAAGTCACACACCTGAagcagagagagaaaaaaataagataacgTCTAGGGAGTACAGATCATTTTGAAACTGACTATTATGTTAAGAGTTTTGGAAGACATGTGTGCCAGTACTTCTTGGGTCTTGTCTCTCTCTTCAAATAACCATAGACCttgatgtataaaaaaatattgcattccAGTCTTTAGAGATCCGATCTGATGTATTGCAAGATATCATTTCAGTTGAACTTTGGGAAGGATCAAAACCTatcctattttttaatcaagtaATTATATctataataacaatatttactAATCATTGAGTTACTACCAATATTCTGGTTCAACTAAAGTTTATATCCAATCGTGAGTCTTTTCACACAGATCTAAGAACAAAAGCATTTCCTGTCGTTCTAATGCCAGGAACACAGATCAGTCTAGGGTTCAAGGAAAGCACTCAGATGATCTAGATACGACCGCTTAACAACTTACAGAAGAAGACAAGTAGAATtacattaggcctatatataagcAAAACAGGAAAGGATTAATGATCATGCAAAGGTTTTCAAGATCGATCAGTGCTTCCCTCAACAGTGTGACAATCATCAAATATGTAACACTTCTAACCAATGTACAGGAAACTAAGGACAACCACAGAACCAGATAGACTAGGCTCAACAACATGTCATGACTCACACTGTGGTATAGGAGCATTGGCAAACAAAAACAGTGTTcagataaagaaaatttaaCTTCACATGTTATTAAAATTGCAATGGATATACTTTCTTAATAAAGTTGTGATCTAGATATATTGGCAAATCATACTGATTTGATGGGATAATTCATTTTGTGAAGAATGAAATACTACAGAGCATTTCACACAGAGTAAAGTCTTCAAAGCACCATCACATAAAGGTATTTGATGCATGATCCCTTTAACGACGACCAATACGGTGTTACATATGAGTAAAATTTATATTCCCCTTCAATGCTACAGTCACTTTATGGGATTAAATCagtatgataataatcataggtatataaatgcctattattattttcaattctggaattgttttatatgtttatttttctgccaaataaaattttaaaaagtcatGTAGCAAAGTAGCTTGAAGATTTttttgtgtggggggggggggggatttcgaGACCTGTATTCAGGGGTATGATTATTTAGGGAACCAAAGCCTGTAAATTTGacaaatgtacataattataattattgtattaCAAGACTAGTGATTAACAATATACCTTCTTTTTCAAGAGTGATAATCTTTCTTCAGCAATCAAAGCCATCATAAATATGCATGCATGTACAGTTGTAATGTAGACAAAGCAAGCCTGCTTGTGTTCacgcctacatgtatatgcacacaAAGGAATTACCAGTTTGAATGAGTGTACAATACTACAACCCTATCACAAATCATCAATCACAGTGTGCTACCAGTGGCAGAGCCACAACCACAAAGCCATCAGGGCAAAATATTCCTTGTTACCTATAGGTCAACCTATACACacgatatacacatgtttttgAAAGCGCTCATAAACTTCATTCTGAACACACCCATGGACAATGTGTGTCAAGTGGAATAGGAAAACGACCATCACAACTGTGAACCAGTATTTGTTGTAAAGATggcaaaaaaatatacaaaaggcATTGTAAATGCTTTATTATCGCTATTGTTTAGACCTATGTGAAAACATCCTTATGCAATGGAGAATATGATGAATGCCTATATAAAAATGGCTTTTACAGCAATAAAGTCAAAAGAGCAAACTGTCTGTTTTATAGGTAACCTCTTCACGtttcaaaaacatgatttactTCTGCATCTGAACACACCAAATGTCATAGACAATGGGGGAATGTGTGTGCCTACAGAATAAACAAGCCGGCTCAGCTGGTCATGGTTTGTATCATAGGGGTGTGAAGGAAGTCTGGTATAGGTTCATACTGAGTAATAAAAACATGATGTCATCCTGTTTTGTCATATCTATGAGTTCACAAATACTTAATAATTATTAGGTTATTCTGTATAAAAATAAGCACTGCATGCTGAGCAATAGgtctatattttttataattgacaAGGTCAATTCGAATTATTGTAGACCATTTTGAAGTTGTTCCTGCACAATGCACAAGTGCTAGAATTGTTTGCTAATTCCATTTTAGAGATAGACAGGCACAGAATGACATAGCGACATATATCAAAGTAGTTAATGTTCAATGACTTGACACTATAATGACTGAACAGATAATAAATTATAACTTACTTTGCTGCTTGTTTAATATTCAACAAAGTCATTTAATCATAttaacccctccccctccattcCCCCAAATAATCAGAAATTCACTTTGTTTGATCATTTGTTGTAGTAGGGCCAAATGCTCTTAGAGATGTAATTTTTACAACCACACTGCCTAAGTGACGCTGAGTTAACTTACTAAGAAATTCTGTTCTTTCACCCCTCCCCCTGGAACCGTAACGGATGATTCTTTTTCTAGAATTGACTTTCTGAAATTCAATAATTCTAGTGAGATTCATTTCTGATCCATAACCATCCATTTATCTGAGTAAAAATGCAATTGTGAATAACTTATGATCTAAGAATATAGTCGACAACTCAACATTGTATCGAAAGGCATAGGTTGTCAACGGCAACACCAACAATGCAATGTATGGCAAGACTAGATTTACTAGTAttgatttcattatcattttgaagttctatatatttcaaacaaatatttacttattttttcttgttctttctttcataaaTTTTCTCCTGCAATAACAGAAATCATAGTTTGAATCTAAATGGAATGTGCCAAATCATCACTTGAAAGTCATTGTAATACAAAGGACaaatctaattattattatttgtatttttgtaatatcatTCAAACCAAGGTGAGCAAATTAATCATATATCATCAATTTCCTATTAAACATACAGGCAATATTAATGTGCTAATGTTAAGTGGCAAACTATGCATACCATCAGAAAATTACTCTTAAAGTTTAAAATTCTAATCTAATGTTCAGGTTTTATTGCGATGTTTATACCTTGTCTTTTCTCGTCTTGGAATGAGTCAGCATAAATTATACAGACTTGCTGTACCTGCCAACTTTGTTGAAAATATGGAGGTCgtttgcttgtttcttttttaaccccccccccctcaaatcaAATTGATACAACGGTTAAATTTGTGAAATTACAGCCTGTGCCAGCGATACTGGGCAAAAACTAATCGTGATAGAGCCCCGATTTTCATACAGATTCTCCATGTTTGCTATCCAATAATCTGCAATCATGGTCATGTCAAACGATATATAGAAACCCTGATGAGTATCTATACCATGGCAGCAAACATGCTAGTCTGAATGTATCTACATGTGATACACAATGTATTTCACTCCATTGCTGGCATTCCAGAATGATGATGGATCCA from Lytechinus pictus isolate F3 Inbred chromosome 2, Lp3.0, whole genome shotgun sequence carries:
- the LOC129253612 gene encoding serine/threonine-protein kinase NLK-like, producing the protein MDIESLPDMSVTDPRDGKRVALKKMPHVFQNLISCKRVYRELKMLFFFNHDNVLRALDILQPPHVDFFEEIYVVTELLQSDLHKIIVSPQPLSSDHVKVFLYQILRGLKYLHSAGILHRDIKPGNLLVNSNCVLKVCDFGLARVEEPDTSKHMTQEVVTQYYRAPEILVGSKHYTSAVDMWSVGCIFAELLGRRILFQAQSPITQLNLITDLLGTPSMEDMKYACDGARAHLLRMPHKPPCLSALYGLSSHATHEAVHLLSRMLVFNPDKRISCIDALAHPYLDEGRLRYHTCMCNCCHNTSAGRQYTGEFEPAAPQRFDCLYEDDLHTVSQVKEALHKFITDRHQGNTVPLCINPQSAAFKSFARTGKKVFDVPTDAANLLIPVRP